The genomic stretch AAGGACGTCGAGCGAGGCCGATCGTCACGATCCTCAGGCGACGGACACGCTGCGGCAGCGCCCAACCCCATCTCCGGCTCGGGCACCATGTACGAACCACTCTCGCGACCGGCGAACCTGTCTCGGCGCTCGACGAtgcgcagccgcagcccggGCGAATTGGCGGCCAGCTCGGCGCGCAAAAAGTACACGTACGCGGCCTTCTTCCTCGTGCTCAGCCTGGTGGCCTTTTGCGTGCAGACGGAGCTGAGCGCGCACATCCAGGGCGACCTGGGCTGGGACAAGGCCTACTGCATGATGTTCTTCACGCACAGCTCGTGGGTGCTGATGTGGCCGGTCCAGCTGCTCATCCTGCGCCTGCAGAAGCGCGACATGCCGTGGGACGCCTTCTGGCGCCGCCACCTGCAGCTGGTCAAGTCGACGGCCCTCATGGTCGAGCTGCAGACGCTCGACGTCTTTGGCCTGCAGCGGCCCGCGGCAAAGTCGGTGCGGTACGTGGCCCGAACCACGGccttcatcaccaccgccctGACCGTGGCGGGCTTGAGCTGGTACGTCGCCGTCAGCCTCACCACGCCGTCCGACCTCACCGCCATTTACAACTGctcggccttcttcgcctaTGCCTTCTCCGTGCCTCTGCTCAAGGAGCCGCTGCGCCTAGACAAGTCGGtggccgtcatcatcgccatcattggCGTCCTGGTCGTGGCTTATGGTGACACTGGCGGCCAATccgccgagggcgagggcgtgaacgagggaggagagggcgTGGATGTAGAAGCAGGCAACCGCTTTTTGGGCAACATTGTCATTGGCGTTGGCTCCGTGCTGTACGGCCTCTACGAGGTTCTGTACAAGCGCTTTGCCTGTCCTCCCGACGGCGTCTCCCCTGGCCGGGGTATGATTTTCGCAAACACGTTTGGCTCCTGCATCGGGCTCTTCACCTTGAGCGTGCTCTGGATCCCGCTGCCCCTCCTGCACTGGACCGGCCTGGAGATTTTTGAGCTTCCAAACGCCTCCACGTGCTGGCTCATCCTTTGTGCCGTGCTCGCCAATGCTACTTTCAGCGCCTCGTTCCTCATTCTCATCTCTCTTACGTCTCCCGTGCTGTCATCCGTCGCTGCTCTCCTTACAATCTTCATCGTTGCTCTTGCGGACTGGTTCATCACCGGCCAGCCATTGAGCCCCGCGGCCATCATTGGCGGCTCCATGATTATTGTTGCCTTTGGCGCACTGAGCTGGAGCACGTACCGAGAGATGATGGAGCACGAGATTGCCAAGCGCAAGGTGGATTTGACGGACAgtgacgaagatggcgacttGAGCAGCCATGAAGATTGAGACTATTTTCTCTCATTGTTTTCCTTTACTCCTTTTATTTTCCATTTTCGTCCCTTTCCCCGGGGAGACTAGCAATTCGTTTACGCGCAACCTTTCCTCTTCTAGACTTTGAGTTGCATTGGCTTTAGAGGcgtttatatatatgcatTGTGGGTGGAGCATTCTTGATCTCACGGGTATGGATTATGGATTGGACATGATGGACCATGCTACGGGGCGGTCAAGATAGAAGGCGGAttatacaagtacatgccCGAGTGGCAGAACAATCATGGGGATATATTGGGCAATGTGCTGCCTTTGATGGCTCTAGATAGGTAGCCCCGGGCCGCTATAGACTGGCATATTGAATGAAACATGTATATCGATTTCATATTTCCAATGTTACCAAGCCATTTACTCGTCTTTGACCGAGTTACCACCTACAACTGCCTAGATAAGGCAATCACTGTTTGCAACACCGACGGCACCGATCATACCGACAGACAGCCGACAGAACCCGCCATGCAGCTGTGATTCCATGGCCTTCTCCCCCTTATTTGCTTATTGTTTCTTTATTAAGCAGAGcatttctttcccttttctttatttattcGTTTCTTTTATTAGA from Trichoderma atroviride chromosome 3, complete sequence encodes the following:
- a CDS encoding uncharacterized protein (EggNog:ENOG41~TransMembrane:10 (i103-125o137-156i203-224o236-253i262-278o305-321i342-363o383-402i409-429o435-457i)), which encodes MGSDNRRPGLFRETTADGRSSEPLLSRPDSSEEADLGDKDVERGRSSRSSGDGHAAAAPNPISGSGTMYEPLSRPANLSRRSTMRSRSPGELAASSARKKYTYAAFFLVLSLVAFCVQTELSAHIQGDLGWDKAYCMMFFTHSSWVLMWPVQLLILRLQKRDMPWDAFWRRHLQLVKSTALMVELQTLDVFGLQRPAAKSVRYVARTTAFITTALTVAGLSWYVAVSLTTPSDLTAIYNCSAFFAYAFSVPLLKEPLRLDKSVAVIIAIIGVLVVAYGDTGGQSAEGEGVNEGGEGVDVEAGNRFLGNIVIGVGSVLYGLYEVLYKRFACPPDGVSPGRGMIFANTFGSCIGLFTLSVLWIPLPLLHWTGLEIFELPNASTCWLILCAVLANATFSASFLILISLTSPVLSSVAALLTIFIVALADWFITGQPLSPAAIIGGSMIIVAFGALSWSTYREMMEHEIAKRKVDLTDSDEDGDLSSHED